Within the Trichoderma breve strain T069 chromosome 3, whole genome shotgun sequence genome, the region TCCGAGCAACGTCGGGGagccctgggttcgattcccagaTTACGCATTGAAATTCATTTTTTGCCTgggtttcttcctttttggtCCCTTCGCTGTTTCAGAATGCCTACCTGAAAGCAGGCAGTTGGGCATTTCAGCCTGTCTGACTGGAAAGGGAGCATTTTCATCACTGtcaaggatggatggacaaTGTGCTTGATAAACTTCTGTGTGTATTGAGAGAATCTCGTCAATGGGAAATATTCATGCCGACGGATATTAGAGCATTCGTGCAGAATTCGTAGAGATCACTGCCATCGAGAAAGTCGATGTTATGCCGGGAATCGACGTCAGACGTTGCCATCTGCGTGAGCACTTTATTCACAAGCGCTTTGTGAGGGTATAAACCCGGAAATCTAGTGCTGATAACCGACAAAATCATCTCAGCCAAGGATAGTGTCTGAGAAATTTGGGCCACCCTCTGTTTTTGAGGTTGCCCGCCGCAAAACAAGAGTTGTAACAGTCCAAGCTGGAATATGCTGTATCCTGTGATCCATGGCAGAGCGAACCATGTGGAAACTGAATTTTGAAGGACTGCCAGATGGTCTTGCACCAATTTGTCTCTGCCTTCAAGCGCAAAGCTGGCCCCCGCCGACCTCTTTATACTTTGAGCTGCGAGATGGAGTCCAAATACTTTTGATAGATACGGTATCTCCCCTTTATGGCTCAATATTCTGCCACGGAGGTATTCGTTATAGCACGACAGGTAGCTCGCACCATCGTTCTGGAAGCTGCCGCAGAGCTCATATGCCCAGCTGAACATCTCCACTAGGATTAATCCTTCGGACTCGGATGTACAGATGTCCGGAGGTTTCACTATACATGCCTCCCAGTCGGAGGAAATATCTCGGTTTTGGATACTCATTGGCAGTCCTAATGCGGAGCTAATAGAGCTGGTTCACCACGCAAAGACAGGGTTAGTCCCAATACCGTACATTTGATGGGAATTATCTTACAAGTCGAGTACGTAAGCTGCCTGAAATAGCTTcactccatctccatctgccgcTGTGGTTCCTCTTGGTTCAGGTTGGAGCTGATGATATCCCATAACAATGCAAGCTTGCGTGACAAGATCCATTAGGTGCCATGAGCTGCCCGTGCCGGGGTCGAAGAGTGAATAAATggcgagaaggaggagaatcTGCGCTGTGGTAGCAGATTCGTCATAAGAATATTGAACTTCCATGGCGCGTATGAAATAATCGGCCGAGTTGCGGGTGTCAAAGGCGGCTGACGACTCTATCGGAAGAATGGCCCCAATAGAAATGATGAGATAGAACATAACGCGGTCCCCAAGATTACTCTGGCTGCCGACCGTGACTTTGTTTAGTATGCTCTGAACTACAGCTTCAGAGACAATCGGGAATGTCGGGTGGATATAAGAAAAGTATTTGCTGGCATAATAGACTGCAATATCGTAGTCCAGATAGTCGCCCATGCCGTTAGGTTTTGAGTAAATAGAGGCGTCATATGATGCCAATAAGCTCTTCTTCGGAGTGAGATCTAGTATACCGCGAGGATCGCAATTTGCTAGTCGGAGTGCCCTGCGAGTCATTTTTTGCAGACTGTAGAGTTCGCCACGGTAAAGCGATACAGTCTCAACTTCTCTGAGAACATCCAAATCAACAGTGTCTATAGATTGCTCCCTAGTATCAAtcgatgagatggaagcttcAAATGGCACCGGGGTTGGATTAATCTGCTGTTGAAGGACGGCGGGTGTTGAATGGAGTGCTGGTGCAGTGGTCTGTAGCCGTGATAGCTGAGCTTCGAGGTTCgatatttctttttcgaGACTTTGAACAGCTCTGTAAAGTCGAATTAGGATATTACGATAACCTGATAATGAGATGTGATACTGACCCTTCTTGTCCatcgatgctcttgatgactTGCATGACACAGTCCAGACCCCGTCTTATGCACGAACCGCAACGGGGGACTTGACGATCGCACTACAACGTATTAGCTATCAATTATACAGAGATAGATGGATGAACTGAAGAATAGCCAacctttctcttcctccgtctGCAATTCTGACATGCGAGGCCACCTCGCGCAGAGTCCACATTTTCAGCGGATTCGCTCATTGTTGACCACTTTGAGTAGGCGTGAAACAAAGACTGAATTAAACAAGGCCAATTCTGAGTTTAAATGAGGTTGGTAAGTGTGAGAAAGGATGTCTCAGAAGATTGCCTCTCGTTCGCGTCTGCCATTGCCGGGTAGGTCGTCGCGAAGCGATGCGAAATGTGAAGAAGGAAGAACAAAAGTTTCAGTTTTTCAATCCAGAGGACCTATGGGCTAGACTTTTCCCCCCTTCATAGACAATAGGTATATAGTAACgggtcttcttttcttcttttgtgaATAGAAGAGCCAAAATGGAATTTCTTGAGGAATCATAACGAATGAGCGCGGAGATGGTTTAAGTGGCTGATAGAATAGTATTAGCACCGACGCTGTGGAGGATGGGAGCCACCAAATCATCTCGGACCAAAGTCCGCCCCGTTTAAGCGGCTTCCAGGAAAGCGGATTCAGACCCGAGGTAGCCAGGTTTGCTGAACTTGAGGTCGCAATTGTATGGAGATTCTGATCTTGAGCTTTCTATTTGGATCTGTCAACTGGCTCAACGATTTACGCATCAAATTCTTCGTATGTGTGCTCAGAAAATTATTCGCCTATCACGAGGTAGGTGTAGAAGTGAAGGTAGCATTGAGATCATCCGTCTGTTATAGTCGATCGCAATAATCAGCTACTTGGTGCATTGTCAAGCTGTATATATGCTTGTATTCTAATTTATTGTCCTATTAATACCAATAAGACATACTCAACTTTCGTTTCCCTTAAGCAATTTGCTATGAATTGTTCTGAAATTTCGTAATCAGGTATAAAACAATATTCTCTTGATTCGCTCCAGGGTAGAGCGTGCGGCCGTCGCCGGCAGCGGTGCGTGGATCACGGAACGGCGGTGGTCGGATCAAATAGTAATCCCTTATAAGGCAAAATAAATCTCCCCTTCGCCACACCGGATCAATCGGCTTCCGAACGGTTCCTTAGCTCAGTGGTTTAGAGCGAGAGATTGCAGTTTCGCGCAGTCATCTCTAGGTCGCGTGTTCGATTCACGCAGGAACCTCGTTTTTTGCTCTACTTTTATATaaccaattttttttttctccagctCCTACGGTGCAAGGAACCTACTCTACAAATCattctttttgctttgatAGATACATGGACTGTTCACAGCCTCATCCCACTTCAAATCAAGCCCGTTTAGGTTTAATGGCGAGCTGGTTTGGAGCCATCGTGGCGAGGAGCGAGTGAAAGTCAAAAACGGGACGGCACGTTGTGGCAGGGCAAAACGGCTTTTGGCACCGGTTGCAAGTCTCGATAACAACACCCGACGGCACGTATCGGAATGCCACCAAAGTCGTATGACAATTGCTGAGTGGCAACgcaatgatgatggagttTATCAGAGACGTGAACTCATCCCATCCGTCTCGGCTCGCCCTAAACAACTGGGCTTGGGAGACCCAATCAGAGCGCATGGCAGTGGCAGGAATGCGATACATCTCATGCAGGTCTCAGGCTAATGCTGATGGAAGCTGTCAGCGGGCGAGGCTGCTGTTACAAATAAATGGTGTTGACAGCATGTGATGGAGCCGACTAGACGGAAAAGCCATCCATGGTCTTTCAATGGCTCGGTTTGTTCTTGTCTGGTGCAGATTGCGATTTGatgtttcttcatctctgcgCCATATTAATACCGGATACAagcaagtacatgtatgcgcTGCTTGCATCTCATCCCAAGTTCTCACAGGATCAATGAATGTACCCTGCTGTCAAAACCTGCAACTCTGAGCTGGAACACTGCGGCATTCCATTGGATTCAATGATTCAATGATTCAATCCATTCATCACAGCATGCAGCTCTGCCCAGCTGAAATGGCGCATAATAGCCCGTCGTAAGTTTAGCAGTTCCTCAGCCCGGCCACGGTGGCGGCGTGTTGACAGCGCTCAATTGAAGCGAGCAGCCCCGAAGCCTCTACAACGGCGCCCTGTAACTGCtccagccttggcagcttttgtCCGCTAATTCTCCTTCGCAGTGGAGCCCGCACACCCCCTAGCGCCTGTCCCACGGCTGGCCTGCGACCTGTAATTTTCCGGACTTGGTACTAGAGTGACGTTacccctccatctcgaccAGACGTAGACAAGGTAGAACTCTCGCTCCACCATTGCCAAAGCCAGCGCCAGTCATTCTCCACGTCTGGCTTTGATTGATTGACCGCGCATCTGAGCGTTGATTGACACCAAACACAAATATCCATCATCCTTACCGGACCCTTGACCAGCTTGAGCGCCTATAAACACCCCCAGCGAGCGCCTAGCCTGTGCTCCTCCCGCTGCCCGCCATGGCCCCCCGAGGCTtcgaggatgaggagctgACCATCTCCATGTCGTCCGCCCACGTCCGTCGGCACCAgccgcagcctcagcaggAAGATGTCGCGACGGCGCCCAAGAATATCGCGAGGACCGATCAGCAGCcgcaggagaagaagtccCGGGCCGAGCAGCGCATCGGCGCCTACACCGTCATCCGCACGCTGGGCGAGGGCTCCTTTGGCAAGGTTCGCCTGGCCATCCACAATGGCACCGGCCAGCAGGTTGCTCTCAAGATCATCACCcgcaagaagctcatcaGCCGCGACATGGCCGGTCGAGTTGAGCGTGAGATTGAGtatctccagctgctccgcCACCCGCACATCATCAAGCTGTATGCCACTTCCTCCTCCCGGCCCTTCAATTCTTGCTAATGCTAACCTGCGTGTCGTCGACCAGGTATACCGTCATTAAGACCCCGGCCGAAATCATCATGGTGCTTGAGTATGCCGGTGGTGAGCTGTTTGACTACATCGTCCAGAACGGCCGCATgaaggaggcagaggcacGCCGTTTCTTCCAGCAGATGATATGTGCTGTCGAGTACTGCCATCGCCACAAGATCGTCCACCGAGATCTCAAGCCCGAAAACTTGTTACTGGATGAGAACCTCAACGTCAAGATTGCCGATTTTGGTCTCAGCAAC harbors:
- a CDS encoding fungal specific transcription factor domain-containing protein, with protein sequence MSESAENVDSARGGLACQNCRRRKRKCDRQVPRCGSCIRRGLDCVMQVIKSIDGQEGAVQSLEKEISNLEAQLSRLQTTAPALHSTPAVLQQQINPTPVPFEASISSIDTREQSIDTVDLDVLREVETVSLYRGELYSLQKMTRRALRLANCDPRGILDLTPKKSLLASYDASIYSKPNGMGDYLDYDIAVYYASKYFSYIHPTFPIVSEAVVQSILNKVTVGSQSNLGDRVMFYLIISIGAILPIESSAAFDTRNSADYFIRAMEVQYSYDESATTAQILLLLAIYSLFDPGTGSSWHLMDLVTQACIVMGYHQLQPEPRGTTAADGDGVKLFQAAYVLDFSISSALGLPMSIQNRDISSDWEACIVKPPDICTSESEGLILVEMFSWAYELCGSFQNDVLTQMATSDVDSRHNIDFLDGSDLYEFCTNALISVGMNISH